A genomic stretch from Elusimicrobiota bacterium includes:
- a CDS encoding molecular chaperone TorD family protein — translation MMSTDTASPESLSPVLPESAAERLSVLSWRLISVGFLYPDEAWGKRFENLFKKAADCCAAAGKKRRAQLEKLRDSFAGTSREILAGDFHRLFGSGGSVSLDATVYLTENPFDQAKKAADLAGFYKAFGVEAASGNRPDSLPALFELVSYLHVKAVYAGRHRWKEKEKVTRDAIRSLTTEFLKPAVEGFVKRLGESQPGEFYLQLANLSREVVHEKI, via the coding sequence ATGATGTCTACAGACACAGCGTCACCTGAGTCTTTGTCTCCGGTTTTGCCGGAATCAGCAGCGGAGCGCCTGAGCGTGCTGTCGTGGCGGTTGATTTCCGTGGGGTTCCTTTATCCTGATGAAGCCTGGGGCAAGCGATTCGAGAACCTGTTCAAGAAAGCCGCGGACTGTTGCGCGGCCGCGGGCAAAAAACGCCGGGCGCAGCTTGAAAAACTTCGGGATTCGTTCGCGGGAACTTCCCGGGAAATCCTGGCCGGAGATTTTCACCGGTTGTTCGGCTCAGGCGGCAGCGTGAGCCTGGATGCGACCGTTTATTTGACCGAAAATCCGTTCGATCAAGCCAAAAAGGCCGCGGATTTAGCCGGGTTTTACAAGGCGTTCGGGGTAGAGGCGGCCTCCGGCAACAGGCCCGATTCTCTGCCGGCTCTTTTTGAGCTCGTCAGCTATCTTCATGTTAAAGCCGTTTATGCCGGGCGCCATCGATGGAAAGAAAAAGAAAAAGTGACCAGAGACGCCATTCGTTCTTTGACCACGGAATTTTTAAAACCCGCCGTGGAAGGATTCGTCAAGCGCTTAGGAGAAAGCCAGCCCGGCGAATTTTATCTGCAATTAGCCAATTTATCCAGGGAGGTTGTTCATGAGAAGATTTAA
- a CDS encoding dehydrogenase has translation MAKVHNWQINRDQYYKYEASPPKRQIGWVFDTNKCIACQTCTIACKTTWTSGKGQEYMFWNNVETKPFGFYPLAYDVKILDKLGPQKWEGKTYAGSTIFESGDDKEDIAGYIPEPEDWAHPNLGEDEVNRPIGEKATFEGTHKSWMFYLQRICNHCTYPACLAACPRQAIYKRKEDGIVLIDQARCRGYQKCVGACPYKKPMFNPNTGRSEKCISCYPLIEKGIAPRCVQTCIGKIRMAGFINPPEKADANNPIDYLVHVAKVALPLYPQMGTSPNVYYIPPIHVDTAYLKQMFGPGVDQAIATYKKREEKLVGLLSLFGSTEHLVDRFWVKDGQAAAILNGQEVVRVPVKEPIVFRVYKDEKHDVYRHSVT, from the coding sequence ATGGCTAAAGTTCATAATTGGCAGATTAATCGAGATCAATACTATAAGTACGAAGCCTCTCCTCCCAAGAGGCAAATCGGCTGGGTCTTTGACACCAATAAATGCATTGCTTGTCAGACCTGCACCATCGCCTGTAAAACGACGTGGACATCGGGCAAGGGGCAGGAATACATGTTCTGGAACAACGTGGAAACCAAGCCGTTCGGGTTTTATCCGTTGGCCTACGACGTTAAGATTCTCGACAAACTGGGCCCCCAAAAATGGGAAGGAAAAACCTACGCGGGCTCCACGATCTTTGAAAGCGGCGACGATAAAGAGGATATCGCGGGCTATATCCCCGAACCCGAAGATTGGGCTCATCCCAACCTCGGCGAAGACGAAGTCAACCGGCCCATCGGCGAGAAAGCCACCTTCGAGGGCACGCACAAATCTTGGATGTTTTATCTTCAGCGAATTTGCAACCATTGCACGTACCCGGCCTGCTTGGCGGCTTGCCCGCGGCAAGCCATCTACAAGAGAAAAGAAGACGGCATCGTGCTCATCGATCAAGCCCGGTGCCGCGGCTACCAAAAATGCGTCGGGGCCTGTCCTTACAAGAAACCGATGTTTAATCCCAACACCGGCCGTTCCGAAAAATGTATCTCCTGCTACCCTTTGATCGAGAAAGGAATCGCGCCGCGCTGCGTTCAAACCTGCATCGGAAAAATACGCATGGCCGGCTTCATCAACCCGCCGGAAAAAGCGGATGCCAACAACCCTATTGATTATTTGGTGCACGTGGCTAAAGTCGCCTTGCCGCTTTATCCGCAGATGGGCACGTCGCCGAATGTCTATTACATCCCTCCCATTCATGTCGACACCGCGTACTTAAAGCAGATGTTCGGCCCGGGCGTTGATCAGGCCATCGCGACTTATAAAAAGCGCGAGGAAAAACTGGTCGGGTTGTTAAGCCTGTTCGGATCTACCGAGCACCTGGTGGACCGTTTCTGGGTTAAAGACGGCCAAGCGGCGGCCATCTTAAACGGCCAGGAAGTCGTGCGCGTGCCCGTCAAGGAGCCGATTGTGTTTCGGGTTTACAAAGATGAAAAACATGATGTCTACAGACACAGCGTCACCTGA
- a CDS encoding molybdopterin-dependent oxidoreductase — MMEMFKKNFNRREFLKYSGASAAVLMASEPLFALLEPIVKTDNPLDYYPSRDWEKVYRDLVNADSTFTFMCAPNDTHNCLLKAYVKNGVCMYLGPTYGYGKATDIYGNQASARWDPRCCQKGLAMIRKVYGPRRAKYPSIRKGFKEWVDAGFPRESNGRVPEKYLQRGKEPFVKVNWDEAFSIVARALDNIARTYNGDQGKEHLKAQEYDPDMISAMNGVGTQAIKLRGGMPLLGATRIFGMNRFANSLALLDAKIRGVGPDQAVGGRAWDSYSWHTDLPPGHTMVCGHQTIDFDLATAENANLIVCWGMNWISTKMPDGHWLTEARLKGTKVVTVACEYQSTSNKADKVIVVRPGSDPAFALGLANVIISEKLYDDEFVRGHTDLPLLVRLDTLKLLKPQDLIKDYKPAVLQNTQLLKEGEKPPAPEHQDRQVVTEKLRNEWGDFVAWNTASGKPEIVTRDDAGQAKNWALEGKFTVTLADGSKVDVRPNFDLIKEHVSHFTPDTVSDLCHVDKDAVVWLGREIAKNKMKTLIPIGMGPNHFFNNDLKDRTTMLVCALTRNIGYHGGNIGSYAGNYRGAYFNGLPLYLSEDPFDIELDPAKKPHYKVYNKYESAHYFNYGDRPLRVGNKNFTGKSHMPTPTKFMWFSNGNSILGNLKWHHDVVMNTLPKIEAIVVSDWWWTASCEYADVVFAVDSWAEFKYPDMTAAVTNPFLQLFPKTPMKRLHDTRGDIEVMAGVGKALAGLTKDNRFIDYWKFVHENRVEVYLQRILDHSNATKGYNIDELHAKAKEGVPVLLMTRTYPKIMGWEQSNEAKPHYTKSGRLEFYRDEPEFLEHGENIPVHREPVDGTPYEPNVIVCGAKHLIRPKGPEAYGLSVADLSTEVRQIRNVIYAPADVPHTRHPLRKDGYQHVYITPKFRHGAHTTPVDVDLISVWFGPFGDFHRRDKRKPWVTEGYVDLNPDDARSLGLEDGDYVYVDADPSDRPFRGWQKKPEDYKVHRAMMRVRHYLGIPKGIARSWFHMFVATYGSVQGHENNADKLARNPRTGYQAMFRYGSHQSSTRAWLRPTCQTDTLARKDYFGQTIGKGFAADIHCTVGAPKESFVKFTKAEPGGVEHSLWRPAQLGLRPGYESQAMKTYLAGGYYG; from the coding sequence AAGTACTCCGGCGCAAGCGCCGCTGTTTTGATGGCCAGCGAACCGCTGTTCGCTTTGCTTGAGCCCATCGTCAAGACGGATAATCCGCTTGATTACTACCCGTCTCGCGATTGGGAAAAAGTTTACCGGGATTTGGTCAATGCCGATTCCACTTTTACCTTTATGTGCGCGCCCAATGATACGCACAATTGCCTGCTTAAAGCTTATGTCAAAAACGGGGTCTGCATGTATTTGGGACCGACGTACGGGTACGGCAAGGCCACCGACATTTATGGAAATCAGGCGTCGGCGCGATGGGATCCCCGCTGCTGCCAGAAGGGGCTCGCCATGATCAGGAAAGTCTACGGCCCGCGCCGGGCGAAATACCCGTCCATCAGGAAGGGGTTCAAGGAATGGGTGGATGCCGGATTTCCCAGGGAATCCAACGGCCGGGTGCCTGAAAAATATTTGCAGCGCGGCAAGGAGCCCTTCGTCAAAGTCAACTGGGACGAAGCCTTTTCCATCGTCGCCCGGGCCTTGGACAATATCGCCAGGACGTATAACGGCGATCAAGGCAAAGAACACCTCAAGGCTCAAGAGTACGACCCGGACATGATCTCAGCCATGAACGGCGTGGGCACTCAAGCGATCAAGCTTAGGGGCGGCATGCCTCTGCTGGGCGCCACGCGCATTTTTGGGATGAATAGATTCGCCAATTCTTTAGCGCTGCTTGACGCCAAGATTCGCGGCGTCGGCCCCGATCAGGCGGTCGGCGGCCGCGCTTGGGATAGTTACTCCTGGCATACCGACCTTCCGCCCGGACATACCATGGTTTGTGGACATCAGACCATTGATTTTGACCTGGCCACCGCGGAAAACGCGAATTTGATCGTCTGCTGGGGCATGAACTGGATTTCAACAAAAATGCCCGACGGGCACTGGCTGACCGAAGCCAGGCTTAAGGGGACTAAAGTCGTCACCGTGGCTTGCGAGTATCAATCGACCTCAAACAAGGCGGACAAGGTGATCGTCGTGCGGCCCGGCTCGGATCCCGCGTTCGCCCTGGGCCTGGCCAACGTCATCATCAGCGAGAAGCTTTACGATGATGAATTTGTGCGCGGGCACACGGACCTTCCTCTGTTGGTGCGTTTAGATACGCTCAAGCTCTTGAAACCGCAGGACTTGATCAAGGACTACAAGCCCGCGGTTTTGCAAAACACCCAGCTTCTTAAAGAGGGGGAGAAGCCGCCCGCTCCCGAACATCAGGACCGCCAGGTGGTCACCGAAAAATTAAGAAATGAGTGGGGCGATTTTGTCGCTTGGAATACGGCCTCCGGAAAACCCGAAATCGTCACCCGCGACGACGCCGGGCAAGCCAAGAATTGGGCCTTGGAGGGTAAGTTCACGGTCACGCTGGCGGACGGCTCCAAAGTCGACGTGCGGCCGAATTTCGACCTCATTAAAGAGCATGTTTCTCACTTTACTCCCGATACGGTGAGCGATCTCTGCCACGTGGATAAAGACGCGGTCGTTTGGCTGGGCCGGGAAATCGCCAAGAATAAGATGAAAACTTTGATTCCGATCGGCATGGGACCCAACCATTTCTTCAACAATGACCTTAAGGATCGCACCACGATGCTGGTGTGCGCGTTGACCCGCAATATCGGGTACCACGGCGGCAACATCGGTTCTTACGCGGGCAATTACCGGGGAGCGTATTTCAACGGCCTGCCGTTGTATCTTTCGGAGGACCCGTTCGATATCGAGCTCGATCCGGCCAAAAAACCTCATTACAAGGTTTACAACAAATACGAGTCGGCTCATTACTTCAACTACGGCGACCGGCCGTTGCGGGTCGGCAACAAGAATTTCACCGGTAAAAGCCACATGCCCACGCCGACCAAGTTCATGTGGTTTTCCAACGGCAACTCGATTTTGGGGAACCTGAAATGGCATCACGACGTGGTCATGAACACCTTGCCGAAGATTGAGGCGATCGTGGTCAGCGACTGGTGGTGGACCGCTTCCTGCGAATACGCGGACGTGGTTTTTGCGGTGGATTCCTGGGCCGAGTTCAAATACCCGGACATGACGGCCGCGGTGACGAACCCATTCCTTCAGTTGTTCCCTAAAACCCCGATGAAGCGCTTGCATGACACCAGAGGCGATATCGAGGTCATGGCCGGAGTAGGCAAGGCGTTGGCCGGGCTCACGAAGGACAACCGCTTCATCGACTACTGGAAATTCGTGCATGAGAACCGGGTGGAAGTTTATCTGCAGAGAATCCTTGATCATTCGAATGCGACCAAGGGTTACAACATCGACGAACTTCACGCCAAGGCGAAGGAGGGCGTCCCGGTGCTCCTGATGACGAGGACTTACCCAAAAATTATGGGCTGGGAACAGTCGAACGAGGCGAAGCCCCACTACACCAAATCCGGGCGGCTGGAATTTTATCGCGATGAGCCGGAATTTTTGGAGCACGGCGAAAATATTCCGGTGCATCGAGAGCCCGTGGACGGCACTCCGTACGAGCCCAATGTCATTGTTTGCGGCGCCAAACATTTGATACGCCCTAAGGGTCCGGAGGCTTACGGCCTGTCCGTCGCCGACTTGTCGACGGAGGTGCGTCAGATCAGAAACGTCATCTACGCGCCCGCGGACGTTCCCCACACCCGGCATCCCTTGAGAAAAGACGGGTATCAGCATGTTTATATCACCCCCAAATTCCGCCACGGCGCTCATACGACGCCGGTTGACGTGGATTTGATTTCCGTTTGGTTTGGGCCGTTCGGCGATTTTCACCGGCGGGACAAGAGGAAACCCTGGGTGACGGAAGGCTATGTGGATTTAAACCCCGATGACGCCAGATCGTTGGGGTTGGAGGACGGCGATTATGTTTATGTGGACGCCGATCCCTCGGACCGTCCGTTCCGTGGCTGGCAAAAGAAACCCGAGGATTACAAGGTTCATCGCGCCATGATGCGCGTCCGCCACTATCTGGGCATCCCCAAGGGGATCGCGCGTTCCTGGTTTCACATGTTCGTGGCGACGTATGGATCCGTCCAGGGTCATGAGAATAATGCGGATAAGCTGGCCAGGAATCCCAGGACCGGATATCAGGCCATGTTTCGTTACGGCTCGCATCAATCGTCGACTCGCGCGTGGCTGCGTCCGACTTGTCAGACGGATACCCTGGCGCGCAAAGACTATTTCGGCCAGACCATCGGCAAAGGGTTTGCGGCTGATATCCATTGCACGGTCGGCGCGCCCAAGGAGTCCTTCGTGAAATTCACCAAGGCGGAGCCCGGCGGGGTCGAGCATTCCTTGTGGAGGCCGGCTCAATTGGGCCTGCGGCCCGGATACGAGTCCCAAGCCATGAAAACTTATTTGGCGGGAGGATACTATGGCTAA